Sequence from the Chelonoidis abingdonii isolate Lonesome George chromosome 1, CheloAbing_2.0, whole genome shotgun sequence genome:
TATTGCCTTTCAGTGCTGGACAAAGTGATTCTTAAATGCTGTAATTTCTATAGTCACTTCATGAAGTTTGAAGAGTCCTTTGGGATCCATTTTGATGAatggtgctgtataaatgtaAGATCATTTATTCTGTAGCTGCCTGCCAGTTGTAATGATGTGCTCTCTAGAACAAATATGCAGCAAAACACACAAAATGAACAGGTTAAATCTGTAATagttaagaaaaaaacccagaaatccAGGTTACCTTTCGATTCTGCAATTTATACCACCCACGAGGATATCTTGCAATGCTGTCCATGTATTTTTCCACCCTTTGCCAGTCTTCATGCCACCTTTGAACTTGATACTGAGGCTCACACTTTGTTATCCTATCCAGAATGGCCCGGTTCTCTTGGCTCACTCTCAGTAGTTCCTTCTCTCGCTTTTCCATGTTTAAACTAGAGGGGGAAACACATACAAAGGAAAATCAAGCTTCTGCCCAGTTATGAATGTGCTCCAAGAATTTGTGGGTCAAAGCTGGACCCTGAGAGAGAAATTCTCCGAAGCTGTTATACTTCTCCTAGGAGGAGTTTCTTCTCCTTATTAACAAGCCCTCGCAACTCAGCCCTTTGTCCTTCTGAAGGAGATaagttttgtttgaaaaagtttTACACTCTGCCTCTCAGATGAGACCTTCAAAATTGAGATTCTGTCTGCTCTCTGTATATACCAAAGATTCCTTGGCACTTTTTATAAGGTCCCAGCCTTAAACTTATATCTTGTCCTAAAACCAATCCTTCGGCCCCAAGTTATTTTTGTTGCTATGTTGAGGAAGATAGCATGCATGGCTGCTGAGGTGTTAATAAACAATCATTTTAGGCATCTGATGTTAGTCCTCTGTTTCCAGTTATTGAAGGAAAATGTCTCACCCAAATTTTAGATATAAACCAGATCAATTGGTTGTAGGAGAAGGTGCAGAGAAGTGTCTGGTCAAAAGTTCTTCACAAATATTTCATGACTGGTTAGTGCCAGAGTTAAATGATacttggttctgttcaatatcttcatcaatgatttagataatggcatagagagtacacttataaagtttgcagaaaataccaaactggaagggattgcaagtgctttggaggataggattaaaattcaaaatgatctgggcaaactCGAGAAATGGtttaaagtaaataggatgaaattcaataaggacaaatgcagagttctccatttaggaaggaacaatgagttgcacacattaaaaaatgggaaatgactgcctaggaaggagtactgcggaaagggatctgggggacatagtggaccacaagctaaatatgagtaaacagtgtaacgctgttgcaaaaaaagcgaacatcattcagggatgtattagcaggagtgttgtaagcaagacatgagaaataattcttctactCTGCTGTGTggtgattaggcctcaactggagtattgtgtccagttctgggctccacatttcaggaaggatgtggacaaattggagagagtccagagaagagcgacaaaaattattaaaggtctagaaaacatgacctgtgagggaagattaaaaacattgggtttgtttagtccggaaaagaaaagactgagagaggacataagTTTTCTaatacgtaaaaggttgttacaaggaggaggaagaaaaattgtttttcttaacctctgaggataggacaagaagcaatgggcttaaattgcagcaagggagattaggttggacattagaaaaaacttcctaactgtcagggcagttaagcactggaataaattgcctagagaggttgtggaatatccatcattggagatctttaagagcagatgagacaaacacctgtcaggaaagGTCTAGGAtcaggatcggcaacctttggcatgtggcttgccagggtaagcaccctggcgggccaggccagtttgtttacctgccgtgccTGCAGGTTTGGCCAGTCGCGTCTCCCACTGGCTATGGTTTggcactccaggccagtgggggtggcaggaagcggcagcTAGCACATCCAGCGGCCCACAccccttctctccacccccattggcctggagcagcaaactgtggccagtgggagctgcaattggccgaacctgcggatgcagcaggtaaacggCCTGGcccgctagggtgcttaccctggtgggctgcgtgccaaaggttgctgatctctggtctagataattagtcttgctatgagtgcaggggactggactagatgacctctcgaagtcccctccagttctatgattctatgatgtcaAGGGAGCTACAACGACATGTATGCTACTCAGCAACAATATAGGTTAATCTTCAGTAAATGCtattgtgtgtgtaatataatgCTCATGAGGATATGTACATCCATTAGTTCAGGTTCAACGGTATTTCAAATTATTCCTcacatatttttaatttctcatgGGACCATGCTGAAGTTTGGAAACTCCCTGTTATATAGCAGTTGCTGTTCTGGACTCCACCTGAATTACCTGAACTACTGAACTGCACCCTTCTGTCTAGAGACAAGTTGGAGCCTGATGAGCTATCATTCCCTCATCAATCAGTCTGTCTGTAAATGAATCATGAGGGTTAACAAATGACACTTGACTTGCACAAAACATTCCCATGGCAGATTCCGGTGTCCTTGCTTCACTTCTGAATTCTCTTCTTACTAGAGATCATGCATTGTTCTGCTATACTCTGAGTATGAATTTCTCTTGGAATTAAAATGGTACAAACAGTTACTCTCCTGTGAGAATTATCTGAGAGTGCTTACTCATTCTCCCTTGAGCAATGATTAAAGTCCTGATTTACTTACTCAATACGGTTACTGTACACTGTTCACTTTGTTGTTCTTATTTCATTTCCATGCTTTGGACCTACGTCTGTGGGAATGACTGGCAAAGCAAGTGGCAGTAAACTCAGTCAGCAACAACAGATTAGTTGGGACATGATaatatgtttgtttcatttatttcctCTAAACTAGGTCAACAATCATTGTCTCTATCCCTCAGTTATTAAACTGAAGAAATTAATCCAAAAGCTGGTATCTGTTTTTCTACAAAGACTAGAAGGATGAACCCCCGTAGCTGGAATCCCCATGACAGGGCAGGAGAATGAATCTCTAAAATATTAGCACTCCTGAGGCCTCCTTTAAATACATGTCTTTGCTATGCAAAATATCTATTGCTATGTCTATCACTGTCATAGTAACTTGATAACCCTATACAAGTTTTACTGCTGATGTTACCTTTTGGCCtgatagtaatttttgttatcaatTCGCCCTTTCGTCCTCATGATGCAGGACATCTTCTCCAGCAGCAAATGATTGTCTCTTTCAATGACCGAAAGCCGTTCCTTCTCAAGCTTCATGCGcaaaagaggcagagaaataTTTGTTATGGTCCAATCAAAACAGCAGCAGAGTGCTGTGGATATTTTAACAAGAGGCTACAACTCTGGTTCCACACACAGACTGAGACAAAAACTGGCAAGGTAAAAATTCACCCCCAGTGCAGAGGTCTTGCAGAAGAACCTCTTCACCACATAAGATCCACATAAGTTGGTGCGGTGGGGGGCCCTCAGCAGTAAGCACCActttcccctgacttcagtgggctttggatcaggttcagGAATAGGCCATCTCTGTCCTTGGTGGGGTTACAATCTGATTTAAGGTGGGAAGCAACAAGTGGGTTTAATAGGCAAATAGAAGGAGCTCAGCAGGAGGATGAGGGTAACAGTGATAAAAACATAGCTGCATAGACTAGTTATGTGCACACTTAGCTAGTTTTAAGTCatcttttaaaattagttttaagaTCTAAATGTGGAGTATATTAATGATATTCGTAAACCCAGTACAACATAGAGATTCATTTGTGTAATGTGAAAAGGTACCATGGTGATGGGAGCAATGTAAGAACCTAAAGAGAAGAACGAGGTGGGATGGAAAGACATTATACCTAGCCCAGAGTTAGCCAGATCTGTGAGAAATGTTTGTGAACAGCTGCCCTTTTGGTGAAATCTAATCCATTCCAAAAGCCCCATCTCTCCCTAAGAAGTGCTCCTCAGAAGTTTGTTTCTGTGTCCCAAGGATGCCATGTCTAGCAGGGGTGGTTTGAAAGGAACCAGAGAAGCAGGGACTCTGTAAGAGGCAGAGCAATCATTCTACCATTACTTTCAGAACTTAACTTAAACAACTTGCTCCCAAgtgcctctccttccccagggtcactgaaaaatgtattttgtggctactgcttcaccaccaccaccaccaccacccctgcctcTTTTGCTATTTGTTTCTTTGAAGGCTTGCGTGGCCTAAATAAGATAAATACGAACTATTACCACATGCTGCTTTGATAACAGCTAATGTTCCTGTAGCGAATTACGGGGAGGGGGGCTCTTAGTGcatcttttttgtttgcttggctTTATAAGTGAAACAGGTCAGATGTAGCTCAAATTGTATTATGGAGATACCTAAAAATGGTGCTGTTAAGTAATCCCATCAGGCTCTAAAAACCCAGAGGGCTAGTGACTACAAAGGAGAAGAGAACCTGGTTACAGGAAGATAAACTTATTTGCAACATTAGAGACAGTCTCTATATTTACATAGCGCCTCTAAAGGTATCATGTTACAGCTGGCAGGGGAACTTAGTGCCATCCAAGTCAAGGTGCCAGTAGCATATAAGGACATACCCAAGATTGGCAGCTTCAGAtttgactctttttttaaaatatgcatcgGCAAACTCCATATATTTCTTTTCCAAAGGAAATTCTTCATTGCTCTTTTACAGtaaggaaagggggaggaggaagtggcaaCAATGAGCACAGATGTCAAATCCTACAATAGTATATAAACGTGTATTCATAGGGGAGAAATTAATTGTTTTGATAGCAAAATAGTTTCAAGCTCTCTGGGGGTTGCTGTAAAGTAGGATGAGATGATAAACATTTTCAagaggccaaatcctgaagtccttatttaGGCAACACTCCCTTTGCCTGAGGGAGACTGTAGGTaggtttgtttggttgttttttttaaaagtgaacagAGACAATTATTCTAGGAGAATGGAGTTCATTTTTCCATtgtcattttctttaatttataaagattttgaatgaaaattaCCAATCAAAACTATCCTTTGTTACATTTCTTATATTTTGAGTATGCCAACATGTCATAAGATTCATAAGATAACCTGAACATTATCACAGGGCAGTTATTGTTTCAGTCACTGtaggcttttttgttgttttctttctttctttttttttttctttttgatatgCAGGAATAGATTTTAGACAGGATCCTTGTGTTCTGGACCTGACAATTAGAGGGAATTTGATGCATCAAGTCAGAGTTTATTTGATGTCGGACTGGGAGGGCAATATCCACTGGCCCAGTTAGGCAGAGCATGGTATAGGAGCGGAGCTAAAAGTTACACCATTTAATATTATACCCCTGTTGATCTGCCTGTCATACTTtcttggaggtggggtggggggaacactAGGGTGGGCATTGATATATGCATTCCTGTTCAATGCTAATCTACTTAATTAAGTGATATAACCAGAAAGATACCTTTAGCTTCTTTAACTTCAAGTGAAGATGGCCATATGTTAGAGGAGTAGTGGTGTCCACTACAGGTTTGGCTGTCTGAAtctgcagcagaaaaaaataattatccatttttgttgaaaatcaAATCCTTACAAACTGTTAtgagaaatgtttaaattgtttgCCCACTGTATTGTTAGCACTAATGTCATAGCTGACACATTCATAATGTCAGCAATTCCAAGCCTGCCCAGCAAGAATGCAAGTAGGGTGGTACCTTCCAGTACGGAATACCTGCAAGAGATTTTTAGCTGGTACGGGGTACTGGAAAGACGTGGGGCTAGCCTCCTTTGGGGGGAGGCCTGTCctctgctccttaaaggagcagaatgCAGCTATGGAGTACATTCATTCTTTACatggctttaacagcacaatacatatgctaacaaacttaaacaaaggctttgtttaagtttgttagcattgGTCAGGAGTCCTGAAGAGGAGAGGGATATGGGGGGATGAAAggtgtttaaacagtgtttttgattctgtttcttcccattggtctgaattatccatgacatccatactgcatcacatcaagtccaaatcattagaggaatgcctctgcctgcactgaccagaggatgtttggattctgatgtcagcccagttctgcagcctgatGGGAATCAGGTGTTGTTCCAGtgtacacagaattcttctttgcagccaaattaacatgcattttgttaactggaactatagcagcaaaacaaagaaaacaaatgcctcattttccagctttgtgtgtgagagaactATAAGTGAAGACTATAATGCCGGACACTGACAGCTTTAAACGAGCTGCCTCAGGcatctgccaagaactttgctgaaaatatgttcgtCATCTTAGCAATGGAGCTAAGACTTATCACACGTTTGCCCACCTTTATTTgaatgaagctccttctgatctgacagctcaggcattgtcagtttcatccagaacagtttacaaacttggaacctaatcccgtaaacccttaatcatttgatcaatcccattgaagacaatgggactatttgcatgactaTGGACCACTTTTGTGGGCTGGTAAaagtttcaggagtctgttcctataaatgaaattaaaacctCCATTGAAATGCAGTGTTTGGGTACAATACCATAaagcagtttaggatacagttctacttaaaatttgtcttttaataagtcatacataTGTTGAAATGGCTCCTCACTcaactcccatattccatataaactaaacagactgactACTACatatttggggagggggagtgagtagttaagcatgttgatgtttgtatatacaaGGGGGAATATGAGAGGAGACAGGGAGAgcatgggagccctgggctgggagcagggtggggaggagtcacatggggaGGTCACATACCCCTCGCCCCCGTTGTGTCCCTCCCATGTGTGCAGTAtcggcaagaaatgatttctacttgcaccactgctgcCGTGGGAGGTAGTGGGAAATGAAGATAATAGGGACAATTGTTTTCCATCTCCAATAAAACTCAAAGCATTCCTCCCTGAGAAAAGATAGAATACATAGGGGTGTCAGGACTGCTTATGCCTGCTTAACCCAGGAGTGCTGAAGTCTAGTCTGGCTCCAGGCACAGGTTCCCTAACATATGTCCCTAGAGCAATAGATACTTTGGGCTGTTGCAGGGATGCAGAATCACTGGAATGTAAGAATGACCTAGctactccctcccctgcccccagtgtaTCCTGGAAATGTCCCTGACTCAGGGTCTCCTGAGGAGGTGTGGATCCGGGTGTGGGGAACCGTGCAACTCCTGTGGGAGGGCTTCTTGTGTTCAGGATATTTTCCATGACGTCACTTTCTAGCAATGCCTTCATATGT
This genomic interval carries:
- the CFAP97D2 gene encoding uncharacterized protein CFAP97D2, which encodes MLFKMHRAYQSILPCGNKYLQQKWDKANYEEHKKRIQTAKPVVDTTTPLTYGHLHLKLKKLKLEKERLSVIERDNHLLLEKMSCIMRTKGRIDNKNYYQAKSLNMEKREKELLRVSQENRAILDRITKCEPQYQVQRWHEDWQRVEKYMDSIARYPRGWYKLQNRKEQKLNKNASKQEIEKRDKHQNAEDVKCKTEEEEKGDVQNGEEKDHRERDTVLEMV